Proteins encoded together in one Juglans regia cultivar Chandler chromosome 9, Walnut 2.0, whole genome shotgun sequence window:
- the LOC108981438 gene encoding caffeic acid 3-O-methyltransferase 1-like, with the protein MSSKESQMGTSSTEDQESISEYAMQLTSASVLPSVLKAAIDLGVLEIIGKAGPGALLSASQIASELSTHSNDNLVSSLLLDCMLRVLACHSILTCSITHQNDGHVLRLYGLAPVSKYFVPNQDGGTLAPVLDFMQDKDIMSIWDHLKDAVLEGVLPFYRAHGVDMSNEFKGKEGRLRETSMGRMKSFNQVFMEKILETYKGFEGLKSLVDVGGGDGTILNSIISKYPSIKGVNFDLASVIEKSPPYPGIEHIVGDMFVNIPKGDAIFMKWIIHQHVDKDSLKVLKNCYEALPERGKVILVDMVVPEVSETSAAHKSLFQLYLFLLNSNSHGKERTEREFESLGKVAGFSSIQVAGFAYGFSVVEFYKTM; encoded by the exons ATGAGCTCCAAGGAAAGTCAGATGGGAACATCCTCTACGGAAGATCAGGAGAGTATCTCTGAGTATGCTATGCAACTAACAAGTGCATCGGTGCTGCCCAGTGTGCTGAAAGCAGCAATAGATCTTGGTGTGCTTGAGATTATTGGGAAAGCAGGTCCTGGAGCCCTTCTCTCTGCTTCCCAAATAGCATCCGAGCTCTCCACTCACAGCAACGACAACCTTGTTTCGTCTTTGCTTCTTGATTGTATGCTACGCGTTCTAGCTTGCCACTCAATTCTCACTTGCTCTATCACCCACCAGAACGATGGCCACGTTCTCAGGCTTTACGGTTTGGCTCCTGTCTCAAAATACTTTGTCCCAAACCAGGATGGTGGAACACTGGCTCCCGTATTAGATTTTATGCAGGACAAAGACATCATGAGTATCTG GGACCATTTGAAAGACGCAGTTCTGGAAGGTGTACTACCCTTTTACAGGGCTCATGGGGTGGACATGAGTAATGAGTTTAAGGGAAAGGAAGGAAGACTCCGCGAAACTTCCATGGGCCGTATGAAAAGTTTCAACCAAGTATTTATGGAGAAGATCCTTGAGACGTACAAGGGCTTTGAAGGTCTGAAGTCGCTTGTGGATGTGGGCGGTGGTGATGGCACCATCCTTAACAGTATTATATCCAAGTACCCTTCCATCAAGGGTGTTAACTTTGACTTGGCTTCCGTTATAGAAAAATCGCCCCCCTATCCTG GTATTGAGCACATTGTAGGAGACATGTTTGTAAACATTCCAAAAGGGGATGCCATTTTCATGAAG TGGATCATTCATCAACACGTCGACAAAGATAGCTTGAAGGTACTAAAAAACTGTTATGAAGCGCTACCGGAACGTGGGAAAGTGATACTGGTTGATATGGTAGTTCCTGAAGTCTCTGAAACTAGTGCTGCTCATAAAAGTTTGTTTCAGTTATATTTGTTCCTACTAAATTCGAACTCGCATGGTAAGGAGAGAACAGAAAGAGAATTCGAAAGTTTGGGAAAAGTAGCAGGATTTTCTAGTATTCAGGTGGCAGGCTTTGCTTATGGCTTTTCAGTTGTGGAGTTCTACAAGACTATGTAG